The following coding sequences lie in one Wolbachia endosymbiont strain TRS of Brugia malayi genomic window:
- a CDS encoding oxidoreductase NAD-binding domain protein translates to MKNVMLIGGGVGNAVLFSIGKACIENNNKVLYFAGYRKLNDVFKRTLIEHASSAVVWACEEGLIETSRDQDKSFHGNVVDAIISYQQEILSDAAINLNAIDKIITIGSDKMMKAVNKARKTILKPYLKSGHLAISSINSPMQCMMKEICAQCVQRHVNIKTGEESYVYSCNNQDQAMEFIDFDFLSERLKQNNLQEKLTTKWIDHAQRY, encoded by the coding sequence ATGAAGAATGTAATGCTAATTGGTGGTGGAGTTGGAAATGCAGTGTTATTTTCAATAGGGAAAGCATGTATTGAAAATAATAATAAGGTTTTGTACTTTGCTGGCTATAGGAAATTAAATGACGTATTTAAACGGACACTAATAGAACATGCATCAAGTGCGGTAGTTTGGGCATGTGAAGAAGGTTTGATAGAAACAAGCAGAGATCAGGACAAATCCTTTCATGGTAATGTAGTTGATGCGATAATCTCTTACCAACAGGAAATATTAAGTGATGCTGCGATTAATTTAAATGCCATAGATAAAATTATCACTATCGGTTCAGATAAAATGATGAAGGCTGTAAATAAAGCGAGAAAAACAATTTTAAAGCCATATCTGAAATCAGGCCACTTGGCAATATCATCGATCAATTCTCCTATGCAATGTATGATGAAGGAAATCTGCGCTCAGTGTGTGCAGCGACATGTAAATATAAAAACAGGAGAAGAGAGTTATGTGTATAGTTGCAATAACCAAGACCAGGCTATGGAGTTTATTGATTTTGATTTTTTAAGTGAGCGCTTGAAACAAAACAATTTACAAGAAAAACTCACTACAAAATGGATAGATCATGCTCAAAGATATTAA
- a CDS encoding 5-formyltetrahydrofolate cyclo-ligase has product MLKDIKQKKKEIREQYRTIRKNIDEGYSSYATNSLINFFNQNLSYVKGKTVAAYIPIDGEINVIPLMYNLLGLGYKVAVSDKNKLLRFKEWNKTSEDIIPDTIITPVVAFDDHLNRLGFGGGWYDAVIKELRPLGKVFIGVAYEEQYCKDLLVEEHDQKLDIIITEMCVRHRVMYCQNFL; this is encoded by the coding sequence ATGCTCAAAGATATTAAACAAAAAAAAAAAGAGATAAGAGAGCAATATAGAACTATAAGAAAAAATATTGATGAGGGCTATTCCAGTTATGCAACGAATTCCCTTATTAATTTCTTTAATCAGAACTTAAGTTACGTTAAAGGCAAAACAGTTGCTGCTTACATTCCAATTGACGGGGAAATAAATGTTATACCTTTGATGTATAATTTGCTCGGTCTAGGTTATAAAGTGGCAGTTTCTGATAAAAATAAGCTACTGAGATTTAAGGAATGGAATAAAACAAGTGAAGACATAATCCCTGATACGATTATCACTCCTGTTGTTGCTTTTGATGATCACCTCAATAGATTGGGTTTTGGTGGTGGTTGGTATGATGCTGTGATAAAAGAGTTACGACCACTTGGGAAAGTATTTATAGGCGTAGCTTACGAAGAACAATATTGTAAAGATTTACTAGTAGAAGAACATGATCAAAAACTGGATATTATAATCACTGAGATGTGTGTTAGGCATAGGGTTATGTACTGTCAAAATTTCCTATAA
- the mutS gene encoding DNA mismatch repair protein MutS, giving the protein MNFVREKNTPVMEQYLNLKAQYQDHLLFYRLGDFYELFFDDAIKAAKLLNIVLTKRGNSYGQEVPMCGVPAHSSESYLHKLIDLGFKVAICDQLETADEAKRRGYKSIVKRDVVRIVTPGTIVEDSLLEDKNNNYLASIVKQNGEYAIGWLELSTGKFFHTLTNLKALDSDLLRISPKELLISDELAEDEKIRSILKNYKISITQHAQSFFEYNKSNRTLCEFYKVRELGVIGSFSKVEIMACGALLEYVKVTQRGSVPRLELPEPYKQQNFMLVDASARRNLELFLTQFGEKKGSLISVIDHTVTASGGRLLKQMLASPLACSKAINLRLSTVEFFVNNYESRKRIREILSNIPDIERSLSRLMLERGSPKDINLLKVGLGKTLELSEFLYKIESGKNESLLQQYVIPVLDTGIQPALNAEITVKSDENELSTIYKSLGNHKDLFELLNSAMLDNNLSSVKEGGFINPKYNQELSELSYVLSNSNKLITRLRESYRDLTGIAALKILHNNMLGYYIEVSANHKITSDIFIHRQSLANSMRYTTNELKELENKILTARDAVISLEIKIFGELCSEIAKESERIALTANALAKLDIRTAFAELAVQNDYTKPIINDSKEFNICNGRHPVVEVNDKFIANSINLSGIHLITGPNMAGKSTFLRQNALIAILAHMGSFVPADSAHIGVIDKIFSRVGATDNITAGYSTFMVEMIETATIVNQATDRSLVILDEIGRGTGVYDGLSIAQAVIEHIHNVNKCRAIFATHYHELTKVSKYLKSVKCFCVRIKEWKEEVIFLHEVVEGVADESYGIHVAKLAGFPDSILNRASEVFKELKA; this is encoded by the coding sequence ATGAACTTCGTAAGAGAAAAAAATACTCCTGTGATGGAGCAATATTTGAACCTAAAAGCTCAATATCAGGATCATCTGTTATTTTATAGGCTGGGAGATTTTTATGAGTTGTTTTTTGATGATGCTATTAAAGCTGCGAAGTTGCTGAATATAGTACTAACTAAGAGAGGTAATTCGTATGGGCAAGAGGTACCAATGTGTGGAGTGCCAGCGCATAGTAGTGAATCTTACCTTCATAAGTTAATAGATTTAGGATTCAAAGTAGCAATCTGCGATCAGTTAGAAACTGCTGATGAAGCAAAAAGGAGGGGCTATAAATCTATAGTAAAACGTGATGTAGTGCGAATTGTAACTCCAGGAACAATTGTTGAAGATTCGCTATTAGAGGATAAAAACAACAATTATCTTGCGTCCATAGTTAAACAAAATGGGGAATATGCTATTGGCTGGCTTGAATTATCAACAGGAAAATTTTTTCATACCTTAACGAATTTAAAAGCTCTGGATAGTGATTTATTGCGTATATCACCAAAAGAATTACTAATTTCTGATGAACTAGCTGAGGATGAAAAAATCAGATCAATTTTAAAAAATTATAAAATATCGATTACGCAGCATGCACAGAGCTTTTTTGAGTATAATAAATCTAATAGAACGCTGTGCGAATTTTATAAGGTTAGAGAACTTGGGGTTATAGGAAGTTTCAGCAAAGTGGAGATTATGGCGTGTGGTGCACTGCTTGAATATGTAAAAGTAACGCAAAGAGGCTCTGTTCCAAGACTTGAGTTACCAGAACCCTATAAGCAGCAAAATTTCATGCTTGTAGATGCTTCAGCAAGAAGAAATCTTGAGTTATTTTTAACTCAGTTTGGTGAAAAAAAAGGCTCGCTAATCTCAGTTATCGATCACACAGTAACAGCTTCTGGTGGGCGTTTGCTAAAACAAATGCTTGCATCACCGCTCGCTTGTTCTAAGGCAATTAATTTGAGGCTCAGCACCGTTGAATTTTTTGTAAATAACTATGAATCACGCAAGAGAATACGGGAAATACTATCTAACATTCCAGATATTGAGAGGTCTTTGTCACGTTTAATGCTGGAGCGTGGTTCACCAAAAGACATTAATTTATTGAAAGTGGGCCTTGGGAAAACTTTAGAGTTATCTGAGTTCTTGTATAAAATTGAATCTGGTAAAAATGAATCTCTCTTACAACAATATGTTATCCCAGTGCTTGACACTGGGATCCAGCCAGCGTTGAACGCTGAAATAACAGTAAAATCAGATGAAAATGAACTTAGCACAATATATAAAAGCCTTGGCAACCATAAAGACCTATTCGAGCTTCTAAACAGTGCTATGCTCGATAATAATCTCAGTTCCGTGAAAGAAGGAGGATTTATTAATCCAAAATATAATCAAGAGCTATCTGAGTTATCATATGTGTTAAGTAATAGCAACAAGCTAATAACCAGACTTCGTGAATCTTACCGTGATCTGACTGGTATTGCTGCGCTGAAAATATTGCACAACAATATGCTAGGTTATTACATTGAAGTGTCAGCGAATCATAAAATAACTTCAGACATATTTATTCACAGGCAAAGCTTAGCAAACAGTATGCGCTATACTACTAATGAATTGAAAGAATTAGAAAATAAAATTCTTACGGCGCGTGATGCTGTAATCAGCTTAGAGATAAAAATCTTTGGTGAACTGTGTAGTGAAATTGCTAAAGAATCTGAAAGGATTGCTCTTACTGCAAATGCTTTGGCAAAACTTGATATCAGAACCGCGTTTGCAGAGCTTGCAGTGCAAAATGATTACACGAAACCCATCATTAACGATAGCAAGGAATTCAATATTTGCAATGGAAGACACCCAGTTGTTGAAGTTAACGATAAGTTCATTGCAAATAGCATCAATTTGTCTGGTATACATCTAATTACTGGCCCTAATATGGCTGGAAAAAGCACTTTCTTGAGGCAAAACGCTCTCATTGCAATTTTAGCTCACATGGGTTCATTTGTGCCAGCAGATAGTGCACATATTGGAGTGATTGATAAGATATTCAGCAGGGTTGGCGCAACGGATAATATAACGGCTGGTTATTCCACCTTCATGGTGGAGATGATTGAAACAGCAACCATAGTCAACCAAGCAACAGACCGTTCCTTGGTAATACTTGATGAAATTGGTAGAGGAACAGGAGTGTATGATGGCTTATCTATTGCTCAGGCGGTAATTGAACATATTCACAATGTAAATAAGTGCCGCGCTATCTTTGCAACTCATTATCATGAGTTAACTAAAGTAAGCAAATACTTGAAAAGTGTCAAGTGTTTTTGTGTGAGAATAAAAGAATGGAAAGAGGAGGTGATCTTTCTACATGAAGTAGTTGAGGGCGTTGCAGATGAGTCATATGGAATACATGTGGCAAAACTTGCTGGTTTTCCTGATTCTATTTTAAATAGAGCAAGTGAAGTGTTTAAAGAACTAAAAGCTTAA
- a CDS encoding ribonuclease D: protein MLINTTSELEDICEELIAKKPKFIAADTEFIRNHLTYYPRLSLIQISYGEKSFIVDALAPEVDLSFIKKIMLNREITKVFHSCRQDIESLFTVFKCIPAPIFDTQVAAMFCHYYHDFIGYSKVVEQYQGVVLDKIKAKNSDWLRRPLSKDQLDYAISDVVHLYDLHQILCDRLEESGRMGWFHEEMESVVDINKYLHSPKDAWKRIKFNYEANPKLMIIIKAVSEWQETLAQRYNINRNKIVNNAVVAGFFEKNVEHVDEVLDDLRKNTKNIREEDLLEFIDVFNENEKNFVQQDYTLSNSYDRSVFDMLSIILESKCKENNISRKLVSSKDELVGSMSGQVDKLFKGWRYDFFGRSVKSFLNANSKFEISVVKSTNNTVKIQSDLIKASCGLKSTAEA, encoded by the coding sequence ATGTTAATTAATACAACATCAGAGCTGGAAGATATATGTGAAGAGTTAATAGCAAAAAAGCCGAAGTTTATAGCAGCTGACACGGAGTTCATTAGAAATCACTTAACTTACTATCCAAGATTGTCGTTAATTCAGATTTCTTACGGAGAGAAGAGTTTTATTGTAGATGCATTAGCGCCAGAGGTTGATTTATCATTTATTAAGAAAATCATGCTCAATCGGGAAATAACTAAAGTATTTCATAGTTGTCGGCAGGATATAGAATCCTTATTCACTGTGTTTAAGTGTATTCCTGCTCCCATTTTTGATACCCAAGTTGCTGCTATGTTTTGTCATTATTATCACGACTTTATTGGTTACTCAAAAGTAGTAGAGCAATATCAAGGGGTAGTATTAGATAAAATTAAAGCTAAAAATTCAGACTGGTTAAGAAGGCCATTGTCTAAGGATCAGTTAGACTACGCAATAAGTGACGTGGTACACCTATATGACTTACACCAAATATTGTGCGATAGACTTGAAGAAAGTGGTAGAATGGGCTGGTTTCACGAGGAGATGGAATCAGTGGTTGATATAAATAAATATTTACATAGTCCAAAAGATGCATGGAAGAGGATTAAGTTTAATTATGAGGCAAATCCAAAATTGATGATAATTATTAAAGCGGTTAGTGAATGGCAAGAGACCTTAGCACAGCGTTATAATATAAATCGTAATAAGATAGTGAACAATGCCGTAGTAGCTGGTTTTTTTGAAAAAAACGTGGAACACGTTGATGAAGTTTTGGATGATCTTAGGAAGAACACAAAAAATATAAGAGAGGAGGATTTATTAGAATTTATAGATGTTTTTAATGAGAATGAGAAAAATTTTGTGCAGCAAGATTATACTCTATCAAATAGTTATGATAGATCTGTATTCGATATGCTCTCAATTATTTTAGAAAGCAAATGTAAAGAAAATAATATATCAAGAAAATTGGTTTCATCAAAAGATGAATTAGTTGGGTCAATGTCTGGGCAGGTAGACAAACTATTTAAGGGATGGAGGTATGATTTTTTTGGCAGGTCAGTTAAGTCATTTTTGAATGCAAATTCAAAGTTTGAAATTTCAGTGGTAAAATCTACAAATAATACAGTCAAAATTCAGAGTGATTTAATAAAAGCAAGTTGTGGATTGAAATCAACTGCTGAGGCTTAA
- the coaE gene encoding dephospho-CoA kinase (Dephospho-CoA kinase (CoaE) performs the final step in coenzyme A biosynthesis.), with product MIIGLTGGIGVGKSFIANCFKEFGAAVFDADFIVHQLYRVDKNIISYAEKNFPGAIANGEIDKTVLSKYFLDYDENWKQFQSLVHSAVQNELEIFIAQDKEINRKLLVLDVPLLLETRFHLYCDFIIFIYADSAAQAQRLSERNIDKEKLDLISSIQLPVKEKRQMSDFTIDTSTSKEHVLSQVKDIVDSLSLSS from the coding sequence ATGATTATAGGTCTAACAGGAGGAATTGGAGTAGGGAAGAGTTTTATAGCCAATTGCTTTAAAGAATTCGGTGCTGCTGTGTTTGATGCTGATTTTATTGTACACCAGCTTTACAGAGTGGACAAAAACATAATAAGCTACGCAGAGAAAAATTTCCCTGGAGCGATAGCAAATGGTGAAATAGATAAAACAGTATTGTCCAAATATTTCTTAGATTATGATGAAAATTGGAAGCAATTCCAATCCTTAGTCCATTCAGCTGTGCAAAATGAACTAGAAATTTTTATTGCTCAGGATAAAGAGATCAATAGGAAGCTCTTAGTTCTAGACGTTCCACTTTTGCTGGAAACGAGATTTCATTTATATTGCGACTTTATTATTTTCATCTATGCAGATAGTGCCGCACAAGCTCAAAGGCTCAGTGAACGTAATATAGATAAAGAAAAGCTAGATCTAATTTCCAGTATTCAACTACCTGTCAAAGAAAAAAGGCAGATGAGTGACTTTACCATTGATACCAGTACAAGTAAAGAACATGTTCTCTCTCAAGTAAAAGATATAGTAGACTCGTTAAGCCTCAGCAGTTGA
- a CDS encoding NAD(P)H-dependent flavin oxidoreductase: protein MKNKIKKMIISGKEVWPIIEGGKGIAVSDGGSSGAFAAADAVGTFSGANAKLIDDNGELVPLVYKGKTRNEKHEELIEYSIGAGVSQARIANEISKGRGRVHMNVLWEMGAAERVLHGILEKAKGLVHGITCGAGMPYRLGEIAAKYQVYYYPIISSVRAFKALWKRAYQRISSFLLGGVVYEDPWLAGGHNGLSNSENPELPQAPFERVVELRSFMNEIGLSETPIVMAGGVWRLKDWEHWFDNLQIGPIAFQFGTRLLLTKESPISAEWKKKLLTLEEGDVFLNKFSPTGFYSSAVRNNFIRELQERNSRQIKFSENASEEFDSEFAIGARGRNIYLTSKDKELADTWSKAGYTEAMRTPDTTVIFVTPDKFAEIRRDQINCMGCLSHCLFSNWKDHGDYSTGRKPDPRSFCIQKTLQNIIHDGNIENELMFSGHSVYRFKQDPFYENGYIPTVKELVERILTGY from the coding sequence TTGAAAAATAAGATAAAAAAAATGATAATTTCAGGAAAGGAAGTGTGGCCAATCATCGAGGGCGGTAAAGGTATTGCAGTTAGTGATGGAGGATCGAGCGGAGCATTTGCTGCAGCAGATGCTGTTGGAACGTTTTCTGGTGCAAATGCCAAGCTTATTGATGATAACGGTGAGTTAGTGCCATTGGTTTACAAAGGTAAAACAAGAAATGAAAAACATGAAGAATTGATTGAGTATAGTATTGGGGCTGGAGTTAGTCAGGCAAGAATAGCAAATGAAATATCAAAAGGTCGTGGAAGAGTACATATGAATGTGCTTTGGGAGATGGGAGCGGCAGAACGTGTACTTCATGGTATATTAGAAAAAGCAAAGGGCTTAGTCCATGGTATTACCTGTGGTGCTGGTATGCCTTACAGGCTTGGAGAAATTGCAGCCAAATATCAGGTTTATTATTACCCTATTATTTCATCGGTACGTGCTTTTAAAGCATTGTGGAAACGTGCTTATCAAAGAATATCTTCTTTTTTGCTCGGTGGAGTAGTATATGAGGATCCGTGGCTTGCTGGAGGGCATAATGGATTAAGTAATAGTGAGAACCCGGAGTTACCACAAGCTCCATTTGAGAGAGTTGTGGAACTTAGGTCTTTTATGAACGAGATCGGTCTTTCAGAAACACCAATTGTTATGGCGGGGGGAGTGTGGCGTTTAAAAGATTGGGAACATTGGTTTGACAATCTGCAAATCGGACCAATAGCTTTTCAGTTTGGCACTCGTCTGCTTTTAACGAAAGAAAGCCCAATTTCCGCAGAGTGGAAAAAGAAGCTGTTGACTTTGGAAGAAGGTGATGTGTTTTTAAATAAATTCAGTCCAACAGGGTTTTACTCATCTGCAGTAAGAAATAACTTCATACGTGAGTTACAGGAACGGAATTCACGTCAAATAAAATTCTCAGAAAATGCCAGCGAAGAGTTCGATAGTGAATTTGCGATTGGTGCAAGAGGTAGAAATATTTACCTTACTTCAAAAGATAAGGAACTGGCAGATACATGGAGTAAAGCAGGATATACAGAAGCAATGAGAACTCCAGATACAACTGTTATTTTTGTAACACCAGACAAATTTGCAGAGATCAGGCGAGATCAAATCAATTGCATGGGGTGTTTAAGCCATTGTTTATTTAGTAATTGGAAAGATCATGGTGACTATTCAACAGGGCGAAAGCCAGATCCGCGGAGTTTTTGTATACAAAAGACACTGCAAAACATTATACATGACGGCAATATTGAAAATGAGCTCATGTTTTCTGGGCACAGTGTTTACAGATTCAAGCAAGATCCGTTTTATGAGAACGGCTACATACCGACAGTAAAAGAGCTGGTGGAAAGAATATTGACAGGATATTAA
- the uvrA gene encoding excinuclease ABC subunit UvrA, giving the protein MDDFIRIKGAREHNLQGVDVNIPKNKLVVITGLSGSGKSSLAFDTIYAEGQRRYVESLSAYARQFLNIQDKPDVESITGLSPAISINQKSISKNPRSTVGTVTEIYDYLRLMYARIGIPYSPATGLPIAKQTVSQIVDTIMALPLETKIYILAPIVRGRKGEHLKEILEIKKQGYVRLKIDGEVHNIDDLPKLDENKKHNIFVVADRILVSDNIGNRLPSSIESALRLGHGLMYAEIMSLPDNHNSEYKDGQILTFSENFACPESGFTLEELEPRLFSFNSPYGACYLCNGLGKKLDIDIKLIVPDETLSISEGALRPVGSMSRQVHASYGFLKSAILSLAENRKFSLDIPWKNIDQKVKNVILFGSKETKFRGLVGILENQIDYDETLIERYCSVANCKECVGFRIRKEALTVKIDGRHIGEISRLSIDEFLKWFENLPSKLTEQQKQISNKILNEIIKRLTFLKNVGLNYLTLDRESSTLSGGESQRIRLASQIGSGLTGVLYVLDEPSIGLHQCDNDRLIATLKNLRDMGNTVIVVEHDEDTIMAADYAIDIGPGAGVNGGKIVAEGTPDQVQRSSKSITGQYLSGKKTISIPKRRKRATQYIKVVNACENNLKNIDVEFPIGNLICVTGISGGGKSSLVVETLYKYLARKMYDSSAKYGQCDKIEGLEYIDKIIEIDQSPIGRTPASNPATYVGIFTHVRNWFAGLPESKARGYNIGRFSFNTKGGRCEACKGDGHLRVEMHFLPDVYVKCEQCKGRRYNRETLEVTYKGKSVSDVLDMTIDQACDFFDNLPMVKEKLVSLQEVGLGYIKLGQPSTTLSGGEAQRIKLSRELSKRSTGRTLYILDEPTTGLHFEDVNNLLKILHKLVDLGNTVIVIEHNLHVIKTADYIIDIGPEGGMKGGKVVATGTPEEIIDIPESITGKYLKPYLSKLIKV; this is encoded by the coding sequence ATGGACGATTTTATAAGAATTAAGGGTGCAAGAGAGCATAATCTACAAGGTGTAGATGTCAATATACCAAAAAATAAGCTAGTTGTTATAACTGGGCTAAGTGGCTCTGGTAAATCTAGCCTTGCGTTTGACACAATTTATGCAGAAGGCCAGCGTAGGTATGTTGAAAGCCTGTCGGCTTACGCACGTCAATTTCTTAACATTCAAGATAAACCAGATGTTGAATCGATTACAGGCCTCTCTCCTGCAATATCTATTAATCAGAAGTCAATTTCAAAAAATCCAAGATCAACAGTTGGAACTGTTACTGAAATTTACGATTACTTGCGCTTAATGTATGCCCGAATAGGAATACCTTATTCACCTGCAACAGGATTACCAATAGCAAAGCAAACTGTATCTCAAATTGTAGATACTATAATGGCGCTGCCTTTGGAAACTAAAATATATATACTTGCTCCCATTGTACGTGGCAGAAAGGGAGAGCATCTTAAAGAGATATTGGAAATAAAAAAGCAAGGCTATGTGAGGTTAAAAATAGATGGTGAAGTACATAATATAGATGATTTACCTAAGCTCGATGAAAACAAGAAACACAATATTTTCGTTGTTGCAGACAGGATATTGGTATCAGACAATATAGGGAACCGGCTGCCAAGTAGTATAGAATCAGCATTGAGGCTTGGCCATGGCTTAATGTATGCGGAAATAATGAGCTTGCCTGATAATCATAATTCTGAGTATAAAGACGGTCAAATTTTAACTTTCTCAGAAAATTTTGCATGTCCGGAATCTGGTTTCACTCTTGAGGAATTAGAACCAAGATTATTCTCCTTTAACAGTCCCTACGGGGCATGTTATTTATGTAATGGGCTTGGTAAAAAGCTGGATATTGATATAAAGTTGATAGTGCCAGACGAAACACTTTCAATATCTGAAGGTGCTTTAAGGCCAGTGGGATCAATGTCTCGTCAAGTGCATGCAAGCTATGGATTTCTAAAAAGTGCGATCCTATCACTGGCTGAAAACCGCAAATTTAGCCTTGATATTCCTTGGAAGAACATAGATCAAAAAGTGAAGAATGTAATACTTTTTGGTTCTAAAGAAACGAAGTTTCGAGGTTTGGTAGGTATCTTGGAAAACCAGATAGATTATGATGAAACGCTTATTGAACGATATTGCTCTGTTGCTAACTGTAAGGAATGTGTTGGTTTTAGAATAAGAAAAGAAGCACTAACAGTGAAGATTGATGGTAGACATATAGGTGAGATATCTAGGCTTAGCATCGATGAATTCCTTAAATGGTTTGAGAATTTGCCGAGCAAGCTTACAGAACAACAGAAGCAAATCTCAAATAAAATATTAAATGAAATAATTAAGAGACTAACTTTTTTAAAGAATGTAGGGTTGAATTATCTTACACTTGATCGTGAGTCTAGTACTCTTTCTGGTGGTGAGAGTCAAAGAATCAGGCTTGCTTCACAAATTGGTTCAGGGTTAACAGGTGTTCTATATGTGCTTGATGAACCATCAATAGGCCTTCATCAATGTGATAATGATCGATTAATTGCCACACTTAAAAACCTGAGAGATATGGGAAACACCGTAATCGTTGTTGAGCATGATGAAGATACAATAATGGCTGCTGATTATGCAATTGATATTGGTCCTGGAGCTGGCGTGAATGGAGGAAAAATTGTTGCAGAAGGAACACCAGATCAGGTGCAAAGAAGCTCGAAAAGCATAACAGGGCAATATTTAAGTGGAAAGAAAACAATCTCAATTCCAAAAAGAAGAAAGCGAGCAACTCAGTACATAAAAGTGGTAAACGCATGTGAGAATAACTTAAAAAATATAGATGTTGAGTTTCCTATAGGGAATCTTATTTGTGTAACTGGGATATCAGGGGGGGGGAAATCAAGTTTAGTTGTAGAAACATTATATAAATATTTAGCGCGCAAAATGTATGATTCATCCGCGAAGTATGGCCAATGCGATAAGATAGAAGGCCTTGAATATATAGATAAAATTATAGAAATAGACCAATCGCCAATTGGTAGAACTCCGGCATCGAATCCAGCAACATATGTCGGCATTTTCACTCATGTGAGAAATTGGTTTGCGGGTCTCCCAGAGTCAAAAGCACGAGGTTACAACATAGGCCGATTTTCGTTTAACACCAAGGGAGGAAGATGCGAAGCGTGTAAAGGTGATGGGCATTTAAGGGTAGAAATGCATTTTTTGCCGGACGTTTATGTAAAATGTGAGCAGTGTAAAGGTCGGCGGTATAACCGAGAAACACTAGAAGTTACTTACAAAGGAAAATCAGTTTCTGATGTGCTTGATATGACAATAGATCAAGCATGTGATTTTTTTGACAACCTTCCAATGGTGAAAGAAAAATTGGTCTCTTTGCAGGAAGTGGGACTTGGCTATATAAAACTCGGGCAGCCGTCAACAACATTGTCTGGAGGTGAAGCACAACGGATAAAACTATCCAGAGAGCTATCGAAACGGTCTACTGGGAGGACATTATACATTCTTGATGAACCAACGACAGGATTGCATTTTGAGGATGTGAATAATTTACTAAAGATACTCCATAAGTTAGTTGATTTAGGAAATACTGTTATAGTTATCGAGCACAACTTGCACGTTATAAAAACTGCGGATTATATAATAGACATCGGTCCAGAAGGTGGAATGAAAGGCGGGAAAGTAGTTGCCACTGGAACTCCAGAAGAAATAATAGATATACCAGAAAGTATTACTGGTAAATATCTTAAGCCATATCTGTCAAAGTTAATCAAGGTGTAA
- a CDS encoding DUF6444 domain-containing protein, producing the protein MAYKSKNANLKEEIKALIIENDGLKAKIIELEDKLGLNSKSSSLPPSQDIYRKKTKKKSDKKPGGQPGHKVYK; encoded by the coding sequence GTGGCGTACAAATCAAAAAACGCTAATCTCAAAGAAGAAATAAAGGCTCTGATTATAGAAAATGATGGCTTAAAAGCAAAAATAATTGAGCTAGAAGATAAACTGGGTCTGAACTCAAAAAGTTCATCTCTACCACCATCGCAAGATATATATCGCAAAAAAACAAAAAAGAAAAGTGATAAAAAACCAGGAGGTCAGCCAGGGCATAAGGTATATAAGTGA
- a CDS encoding tetratricopeptide repeat protein, protein MYLLILISHGYFSLGNPKKQQELPERALPIFEKYYGTDHFKVAIILANLGIVHRALGKHKKRSYLSRLYLSLRNIMTLIIQKLLNC, encoded by the coding sequence GTGTATTTGTTAATATTGATAAGTCATGGATACTTTAGCTTAGGTAACCCCAAAAAACAACAGGAGTTGCCCGAACGGGCTTTACCTATTTTTGAAAAATATTATGGAACTGACCATTTTAAAGTTGCTATTATACTTGCAAACCTAGGTATTGTTCATAGAGCTTTAGGTAAACACAAGAAAAGGAGTTACTTGAGTAGGCTTTATCTATCTTTAAGAAACATTATGACTCTGATCATTCAGAAGTTGTTAAATTGCTAG